A window of Halictus rubicundus isolate RS-2024b unplaced genomic scaffold, iyHalRubi1_principal scaffold0059, whole genome shotgun sequence genomic DNA:
aaattagcactaaaaagtgctgtttggtgcttttttttttatttttgttattttcagtGGAGGGAGGTTAAATGCGTTACGCACAACTTCTTGGGGCCATTCCAACCCcgagaaagtgtgggactccccaagcgatcgccccccgtttcagaggggcgatgtgacagcgagggtttacccactaaaactcctcccTCCACTTGCGCCCCCGGTTACTCCGCCTGCTTCCAGGGATTGATATACCTGGCCGCACTGCCCGACGGCTTCTTGTGCCGGACCCTTTCCTTGCGAGCTTTCAGGACCACTCgcatcgaatcttgaaattcgagGCGTTAGGGCCTTGAGAAAGCTCTGCTTTCGCAAACTGCATCTgcaacattatttaagaaagattATTTACACGGTCATAGTAAGCTTATTAAGTTAATGtattaagcaataaataattcttaccgaaaagggcCCGCACAATTTTCGTGGGATACAATGCACTAGTGCCTCTTTTAGATTATACCCTCCAACATGGGCAAAAAagtcaacctaaaaaataataagtgatatcattaatatatatatatatactcacaCATGTGTGCGCATATAGCaatggaataaatgcatacacttaccacattattATACTCCTGTTCGGAGCAGTTTTCAAAGTTGTCTACCTCTTCCCTCGTTCGAAAAGGTAGACATTCCGGCTTTTTCCCATAATTGTGAGGTTGCTCCCTTTTGCTTAATATTCtagaaagaagaagtaaattttgttaaatattgccatcatactgtaatttcaatttcttaaattacatACTGATCCATTTTCTTTTCCAGGCGGTCGAGCTTTTTCATGAGGTGCTCGTTTTGCGACATCAGTTGCTCAAATTGGGATGTCGTGATTGTTGCGGGGGTCTGTGGTGGTATAGGACGTGGTGTTATAGGACGTAGTGTTATAGGACGTGGTGTTATAGGACGTGGTGTTATAGGACGTGGTGTTATAGGACGTGGTGGTAAATAGGATGAGGAGGAAGAGGACAAATCTATTGGTGAGGAGGTTGGTGGTGGTATAGGAGGAGGATTGAGCAACGATGTCGACGTTGCTCCATGACTTTCCGGCGAATCGGCCTCTAGAAGTCGCCGGAGCTCCTCATCGGAGTCACGGGCACTCGTTAATGGAAAGGGGCGTTTCCGTCGCCGAGGCTCCCCATCCGACGAGGTGGTCTTATATCTCGCCGGTTTCTGAATCGTCCTCTCTGGTCGACGGTTTGGAATCTgaaaaacatatgaaaaataatataatgatataccgataatatatacaatattttagattaattatatgatacaggagacTGAAACTTACCTGTTCCATTGCCCCAATTGTTGCCTACGAAATTCGCTTCTCGAAATAATCTTCCTTATGGGATGCACGATAGCGAATGACCGTAGCGATTTGCATTTTTCTGCATGCGGTCGTTATAAACAAATGACATTCAAATCCCGCGCCAACTGTGCGCATGCCCTTAAGGAACTAACACAATAATacgcgtaaatattaatgcacacattattaatttaattattttaattcttaattttttattttaattcattaatttcttttaaagctataatatgtataacttttaatttatgatgcgcgtatgttaggtgttgcgcgttacgggatcatgcgcagtgcagtttgcgacaccagaccggGAACAACacctctcacgacgaaggtgtcggtgtttcgacacaaacatgtttgattagtgattcctttgttagttaattactaattattaagttcgtgaattaactctgaagcagtgaagactggatgagcagtggattcgaaggaaggaaggatagaagcagagaagacgccagataagtattgccacgtggtattgttaccaatacacgtaacacattattagatattttgtatattctttattcagttttcttttacccccatggatcgtggatttttgaaaaattcggtttcgcgaaaaccgtataataaattaagtgttcgagcaatcagctgttcggtgccgctgtgcgtccgcacgcacacacagcaaattagcgattgccgaactttgtttgtatcgaggactcggccgtcgtcgcggttcgcctctctctctccccgcacacttcgggcggaccgagtagttcggggtgcgcggcgaggggagagagccgcgtcaatatacacggcaatccgtcgagccctcgctctcttttccgagaatcgcagtggtaacagtaataaatcagttagctctcccacaaatcacaattttatttctctcaaatcattcggatcgtaagttaaaggttcctcgttacggaacccaacgaagatccaaaacatttggtgccgaaacccgggaatagAGTGTGTCGATTTCTCTATTCCACTTGATCCAACGCAGAATTACGAAGAATTCTGTGCATCACCGCGAGTTCCGTTGTGCGCTTCCCTTGTCTCCTCGAGTgatccgcgagtgcatcgagcatCTTCCGAGGGTCCGTCGCAGACAATCAGGAAGCACCTAAAAGGAAAAGAGCAGACGTGAATTCTCCGAATAGAACTCGTGAGACCGTCCTCGAAAAACGGTAATTAGACCGCGTGGCGAACCGTTACGAATTCGAAAATTCCGTGACCTTCCACCGGGACACCAACGGTTCTCGAACCGACCGAGGCAAGGTGTTTACCGCGGTACGCGTAAAGTCCGTTGTCCTTCGCGTCTCGATCAGTTGTTTTTTTACTTTCGTATGAATTTTAACTGCCGAAACAATGCCGCAAACGTTCAGCGATGTAGTGGTCGCTCAGGAGGAGATCGCTGGCCGCATCAAGAACTGCATCATCAATACCGGCAAATTGGGGGCAGCGAAACTCTCCGCGGTCGTATTGCAGAAAAGAATCGAGTTGTTGGAGAGTTACTGGCGCAACTTCACCGCAAATCATAACGCTATGAGACCGATGCCAGATTACGCCGCCAGTGACTACAGGAAGAGAGGGCTATACGACGAAGTCGAGGAAGAATACATCCAGAACTCCTCTTCAGACTGGGAGAAAATGTTTCCGGATCCGACGATCATGCCGTCTTTCGTGGAGATTCGAGACTTCCTCGAATCACGAATCCATGCCTTGGCCTCGACCCAAGAGCCGATGTGTTCGTCAACAACGACCAAGCGAGAGGAGACACGAAAATCCGAacagaggacggccatgacgGTACAAATGACCAAAGGGCCATCTGCGAAGGCCAGCAACGTTCGGAAGTGCCCGTTGTGCTCGGACAATCACCAGCTAGGGCACTGCAGCCAGTTTAAAACCCTTAGCGCGCCGGAACGCAAGGAATTTGTGTATCGAAATAAACTGTGCGTTTCGTGTTTCTCGGGAAACCACTTGCTCGCGGCGTGCCCGTCTTCTTATCGGTGTATGGTGTGCGGCGGTCATCACCACACTTCGCTTCACGAGGCGTTCCGGAAGAGTGAAGCTCCCGCGCAGCCAAGCACAAGTTCGGTGAATACGTTCAGGTCGAATCGCGTTGTTTTACTGGCCACCGCGCGCGTCCAGTTGAAGTCCCCGAACGGTCGCAGTGTCTTCGctcgcgcgttactcgatcCCGGGTCCGAACTGTCATTCGTGACGGACGATGTCGTGCAAGCGTTACGTCTTCCGCGCCGGGACGTAGAGGTTCATTTAACCGGATACCAGGAGATAAACGTGGGCACGGTACGTCACGAAGTGTCCGTGTTACTCGCGTCTAGTCGCGATTCCAATTTCCAACTCGCGTTAAGCGCGCTGGTGACGCGAAAAATTACCGCTCCGACTCCAGCGGTAGAAATTAATGACGAGAAGTGGATTCACCTCCACGGACTCCCGTTGGCCGACGAGGACTTCCGCTCTCCGAATAGGGTGGAATTACTTCTGGGGGCAGATGCGTGTGGTCACCTCCTCCTCGAGAATCGAATCGGACCAATGGGTACTCCTCcaattgttcgaacgcccttcggcTGGGCGCCGATGGGCACAACCTCATCCACGAAGAATGACAGCGCTGGACCTCGGGTGCGATCCTTGTTAGTTCAGCCTGCACGAGACCTCCGAGACGATTGGCAGAGGTTCTGGGAGCTGGAAGAAGTACCAACGAGTGGAATAAGCACGCCTCAGGACGAAGCATGCGAAAAGCACTTCCAGGATACGCACCGCAGAGATCAGGATGGACGCTACGTTGCGCGCTTACCGTTCGTTGCCACCCCAGGCACCGATGTCGGGGTTCCGCGATCGGCTGCCGTTCGCTTGCTCTTATCGTCCGAAAGGAGACGAGAAAAGGACGAGATGCTCCGACAGAAATACTCCGAATTTCTGGAGGAGTACGAACGGCTCGGGCACATGGAGTTCGTCTCGCGGCACTCGACTggcggggggagagggagaattACCTTCCGCATCACGCCGTGTGGCGGGAAAAGGGATCTGGAAAAAAATAAGAGTAGTTTTTAATGGCTCTTACGTTTCAGGCAGAGGCAGTACCATTAACGATTACCTGGCTGCCGGACCGAAGCTCCAAACTGACCTCTGGGCCGTAATAACGAGGTGGCGATTCCATCGGCATGCCTTTTCGAcggacattgtaaaaatgtttcgccagATCAAGGTGCACCCAGAAGACAGTGACTGGCAGAGGATCGTCTGGAGGAACGATCCAAGCGAGGAAGTACGGGACTTCCGTTTGACGACGGTGACCTACGGCACGACGTCGGCTCCGTATCTCGCCTCGAGAGTACTGCTCCAACTTGCCGACGACGAGAAGGCTCGATTTCCGCGGGGTGCAGCGATTCTCCGAGCGAATTCGTATGTCGATGACATTCTGGCCGGAGGAGATGACATCGACGACACCGAGGAGGCTCGACGTCAACTCACGGACATCCTGACGGCGGGCGGATTCCCGCTGGATAAGTGGGCGACCAATTACTTGTCGTCGAGCTCCGGTCTCGTTCAGTTGTTGCAgggtcaccaagaggcaggagcaCTGGGACTCAAATGGAGCACAGCGAACGACACTCTGTCTCTTGCGGCTCCGCAGCTCAGGACTGCCACACCAGGTCAACGATGGACCAAACGATTGGTTTTGTCTGAGACGGCCAGGCTTTTCGATGCATTGGGCTGGTTGTCTCCGATCACCATTGCTGCGAAGATCTTGCTGCAGGACCTCTGGTTGTCTGGGTTGTCGTGGGACGAGCCGCTGTCTGAGCTGTTCTCCGAGCGATGGAAGCAGCTTCGATTCGAGATGGAGAGGACCGATCGAATCACAGTTCCGAGATGGATTGGCTATCGCGCGGCGACCAGCGACAGTATAGAGCTGCACGGATTCAGCGACGCGTCGGAAAGGGCATACTCTGCAGCCGTCTTCATAAGGGTGCCAGTTACCGGTGCAAGGGCCGAGACGCACCTACTGATGGCGAAGACCAAGGTCGCTCCAACGAAACCACAGAGCATTCCCAGGCTGGAGCTGTGCGGCGCTCTACTGCTGGCCCGATTGCTGAGAGCAGTAGGAGATTCGATGCGGCCTCACAGCGTGACTATGCATGCgtggaccgatgcatcggtcgtcCTAGCCTGGGTGTGATCTCATGCTTCCAGGTGGAAACCGTTTGTGGCGCATAGGGTGGCCGAGATCCAGCGCCTGCTACCGGACGCTGAGTGGCGACacgcgaggacagacgaaaatCCTGCGGACTTTGCCACGCGTGGGATTTCAGCGCAGGTACTGGTCGACGATGACCTCTGGTGGAACGGTCCCTCGTGGTTGTCAGGGCCTTAGAAGGATTGGCCTGGCGCACGTGACGTCGACGAGAGCGAGGCTCCGGAGCGCAGAGtgacggtgacgacgacgacggtcaGGAAGACGAAGTCCGGCGACCATCCCAGTCTGCGAGCCGTCTTCGAGTCGCCCTGGGACCCTCTCCGATTCTCGTCAGCGTTGAGGTTGGTCCGAGTGACCGCGTATATGCGACGCTTCGCAAAC
This region includes:
- the LOC143363556 gene encoding uncharacterized protein LOC143363556 gives rise to the protein MPMESPPRYYGPEVSLELRSGSQVIVNVECRETNSMCPSRSYSSRNSEYFCRSISSFSRLLSDDKSKRTAADRGTPTSVPGVATNAPRTSANRLGGLVQAELTRIAPEVQRCHSSWMRLCPSAPSRRAFEQLEEYPLVRFDSRGGGDHTHLPPEVIPPYSESGSPRRPTGVRGGAS